The window TTAAGTAGCCGGTAAAACTGAAAACCAGTACATCGCCTTTACTGGCTTTGATACTGTAGGCTCCTGCCGGACTGGTTGAAGTTCCATTTTTAGTTCCTTTGATCATTACGGTAACGCTTGGAATTCCCTCTCCGCTTGCTTCTGTAACTTTCCCGGTAATGGTTTGTTGGGCAAATGCCGATATGGTTGCCAGCAGCAACACAAATGGCAGGCAATGCCTGATGAGTTTTAAGTAAGTTTCTTTCATAATTTGGTTATTTTATTTTGTATTATGTTATACATAATAATACTAAGTACCGATTTATTTTAGTTATTTGCAAATAATTTCTGCTTATTTTGAACTAGACTTTAAGTACTTAGCTTTATATTTGTGCTCTAAGCGGTCGCAAAGGCAGTTTTAGGTTAAAAAATAAATTATACATAATAATGGATAGCATCAGTGATTTTAAACAAGTGGATACCAGTTCGTTGGTAGATCGTGTTGAAGATAAGCTTGTTCAACTTTTGCAGGAACGTAAGCTAAAAGTTGGCGACAGCATCCCTACCGAACTCGAACTTTGTGCCGCGTTGGGCGTTAGCCGTACAGTTGTGCGCGAAGCCATGTTGCGATTACGCATGATGGGCCTAATTGAATCCAAAAAGAAAAAAGGTGCTGTAATTACAAGTCCCGATCTGTTTGGTATCCTTTCTAAAAGCATGAACCCGCACATTCTTGACCAGGGCACCTTGAAAGAGATTTTCGAAATTAGGCTGGTGCTGGAAATCGGAATGGCCGATTTTTTATTTCAGCGCATTACCGACGAAGATTTAAAAGAACTGAGAAGAATAGTGGATAACGAACCAGAAGCGGCGCAGGATCATTTGTTTAATATTGAACACGAAATTGCCTTTCATGGTAAATTGTACGATATAACCGGAAATGAAACCCTCCGAAAATTCCAGAGTATGTTGCTGCCTATATTCGATTTTGTGCACAACAGTGGCTTGCTTAAAAAGCAAGGGCAACTGCACAAGTTTGTCTCTCACAAAGGTTTGGTAGATATTTTAGAAAACGGATCGCCTGAGCTTTTCCGCAACGCGATGAGGAATCACCTCGAAAATCATTTTAACCGTCTTTTTGCGGAGGATTAACCCTAAAACCAGATCAAAATCAGCTTACTTATAAAAAAAATAAACAACTAATAATCAAACACTTATAAATATTTTAAAATTTTAATTAAAAAAATTTTAAAAATCTGTCCAATTTCCAGCCTTCGCGTGTCATTAGGTTTTAACAATCAAAATTTAAAACAAAATGGAAAAGAGAATTAATTTATTTGAACAAGGAATGAGCACGTTGAAACCATTATTTGTAATGGGACAGCAATTAAAAAAATCATCAATTGGTCCTACCATAATCGAACTGGTCGATTTCCGTGTATCGCAAATCAATGCCTGTGCCTTCTGCCTCGATATGCATTCGAAAGATGCCCGCGCCAACGGCGAAACCGAGCAACGCCTTTACGGCTTAAGCGCCTGGAGAGAAGCCCCTTATTATACCGATCGCGAAAGAGCTGCATTGGCCTGGGCCGAAGCAGTTACCGCCAGCCATGTTACTGATGAAGTATATCAGGAAGCAGCAGCACATTTTACAGAGATAGAAATGATCGAACTTACCCTTTTGGTAACCAACATCAATACCTGGAACCGCTTAAATATCGCTTTCCCGAATGCTGTTGGCACCTACAAAGTTGGTATGTTTGGGTAGGAAGGAATTACTGAACTACCCTAAAGGTTGGTGTCTCCACCGACCTTTGCATGAAACAAAATGATTTGTAAACTTACAAAAAACATAACATGAACGAATTTTTATTGATCTTCCGAAGGGCCTTTACCCACGAAGATCAGCCCTCGCCTGAGATGCTTCAGGAATCAATTAAACAATGGCAGGATTGGTTTGGCGGTATCGCTGCACAAGATAAACTGGTTAGGCCATTACAACGCTGGGATCTGGAAGGCAGAGTAGTACATGCCGATAAAAATGTAATCAACGGCCCATATGCCGAAATTAAGGAATCGATTGGTGGTTTGGTGTTAATCAGAGCCAAAGACTATGATGAAGCGGCAGAAATTGCCAAGGACTGCCCGATATTAAAACTGGGTGGTAATGTGGAAATCAGAATGGCTGTTACACCAACGGCCTAACTGATATAACCAAAAAGCTTATCTTTAATCCATCCATGGAAGAGAGCGTACTTATACCACATTTATTCCGAACAGAGTATCGCAAAATTGTTTCGGTACTCTGTTACCGCTTCGGTATTGATCATATCGAAACAGCTGAAGATATTGTGAGCGACACTTTTTTAACAGCCACCGAAACGTGGAGCATGAAGGGGATTCCTGAAAATCCTACTGCCTGGCTGTACACTGTCGCCAAAAATAAAACCAAAAATTACCTCAGGCACCATGCTGTTTTCGAGCAAAAACTGGCTAAGCAGATCCAGATCGAAACAGAGACTGAGACAGAAATAGATCTCGATTTATCAGACAAAAACATCAACGATAGTCAGCTGGCCATGATGTTTACCATCTGTGCCCCTGTCGTTTCAAAAGAAGCCCAAATTGCATTGGCCCTGAACCTGTTGTGCGGTTTCGGTGTGCAGGAAATTGCCGATGGATTTTTAACAGGTAAGGATACCATTTACAAAAGGCTAAAACGGGCCAAAGAGAAACTGAAAGAGGCGGGTATTAAAATCGAACAGCCAAAAGTTTCTGCCATTAACCAAAGGCTTGAAACTGTACTCACCACGCTTTATTTGCTCTTCTCAGAAGGTTATTATTCGGTATCGAACGACGTTACCCTCCGCAAAGATGTTTGTGCAGAGGCTATGCGGTTAAATTACCTGTTAATCAGCAATCCCCTTACCGATTTACCTCCAGCCAATGCTTTGTTTGCACTCATGTGTTTCCACGCCTCCAGATTTGATGCGCGAGCAGATGCCGACGGCACCCCTATTTTATACGGAGACCAGGATGAGAAACTGTGGAACAAAGAACTGATTGAACAGGGTATTTATTACCTCAACCGCGCTTCGAAGGGCGATACCTTAACTAAATATCACCTCGAAGCAGCCATTGCCTACTGGCATACCCATAAAGCAGATCGCGCTGAAAAGTGGGAAAATATCCTCCAACTGTACAATCAGCTCCTTATTCTTGAATACTCTCCTATTATCGCCATGAACCGCACTTTTGCCCTGGCCAAAACCAATGGAAAAGCTGTCGCCATAGCAGAAGCAGAAAAGCTGAACCTAGACGATAATCACCTTTATTTTTCACTCCTGGGCAATCTGTACACTGGAATTGATGATCAAAAAGCTCTAAAGCATTTTAAAACTGCGATTGATTTGGCAGTTACTGCAGCCGATAAAAAAATGATTGATAAGAGTATTCAAAAACTAAGTATCAATTAAAAATGGCCTTAAAAACCTAAGCCATTTAAGCTTAAAGTTGGCTCAGCAAAAGTTGTACCGAGGCTCTCTTTTTATAATCGGGGTCAAAATGAATATATTTAATCTTCCCTGATTTATCGATAATATAGGTTGCCGGTACCGGAAGTGTATGCCTGCTATTGCCATTATTGGTTTCGAGATTTATTCCGTAACCTTTGTATTTTGTAAATGTAGCTTCATCCATCATAAAGTTTACACCATAAGCTGTCATAATGGTATCGTCTTTATCTTGCAGAATAGAAAAACCTGCATTAGTTTTTTTTATTGTTTTTGCTATATTTTCTTTGTTTTCGGGTGTTACACCAATCACATAAGCATCTTTGCTCGTTAACAGCTGTAAAGAATCCTGAAGTTCTTTAATGTGCTTATTGCAAAACGGGCACCATTGCCCACGATAAAAAAACAATACAACTGAACGGTGTGTTTTAAGTGCATTTTTTAGGCTCACTGTTTTACCGTTTTGATCTAGCCCACTAAACAGTGGTGCCTTTGAGCCAAGGGTTAAACCTTTTTGTGCTTTTACCTGCAAACACAGGGCTGTAATTAAGGCTATGGATAGTATAATTCTTTTCATAATATTAATAGTTTAAAGGCAGGAAAGATTTCCCCTTCCTGCCAAAGTTTTTACATTTTACTTTTCGACATTTTGTCTTTGGCCATTTTTGACTTTTCCATTTTAACCTTTTTCACTGAATCACCTTTCATTTTGCTCATTTTATCCTTTTCCATTTTGTCCATTTTCCTTTTACCCATTTTGTCTTGCTTCACTGAGGTCATTTTTTCTTTTTCCTGCAAAGGTTGGGTAGCAGCAAAAGCTGATGAATAAAGATTGGCTACAACTAAAGTAGCTACAAACAATTTTCCTGTCGATTTTAAAATTTGATTTTTCATGTTTTATGTGTTTTTACACCTTTGTCGGAGCAAAGTCAAATACCTTACAATAAAAATCAGTTTTTATTCATTTCTGCTTCCAGCTTTTTAACCAAATCATTTTTAAAAGTTTCATCCAACTTAAAACCATTTACCGGAAAACCCGTAAACAACCTGTTTATCAGCACACTTTGCTCTTGATAAAGCCTGCAGACCGAGCAGCCAGCCAAATGAACTTTTAACTGTACCGTTTCTGAAGCGGTAATTTTACCAGCCATTCTTTTTTCTATTAAAAAAGTAGCCTGCTTACAGTTGTAAATAATATTTTTTAGTGCATTAGTCATGTTAATTCCAGTTTTTTTCAAGGCAGTTCCGAAGGTTTAATTTTGTACGATGCATAATTACCCAAAAATTGGGCGAACTGAGTTTTAACTCGGCGCAAATGTGCTCCGATTCAAGGTCATCCATATGTTTCATGGCAAATACCGAAAACCATAAGCTGGGCAATTTGGCCAAACATGCATTTAAAATTTTACCGAGTTCTTTTAAAATCAATGGGTCGTGCGTTTCTAAGCCGAATGCCTTTGGCTTGAAATGCTCATTCCAATGGCCTGTTTCTGCATCAAAAAAAACGTTTTGCTCATTTTCGGCATTCGTTACTTTTAAAGTACCCGACAACTGCTTTCGGTAAAAATCGGCAATCTTGTTTTTAAGAATGGCCGTTAACCATGTTTTCTCATGACTGTTCCCTTCAAATTGACCTAAACGTTGCAAGGCAGCCAAAAAAGTATCCTGTACCAAATCTTTTGCTACATCTTCATCTCTTAATCTCGACATGGCAAAGCCATAAAGATAATCGGCATATTGTTCTACCCAGGTAATCGGATCAGAGCCGGTATACTTCTGATTAACATTGCGATCTATTTCTTTTTGCATGTTGTGTGTATCTAGCATAAATATACTGCTTAATCGCTTAGTCGGGTAAATCCGTATATCCTTACAAATATTTTATTTTTTTCTTGTAAGGATTAGCAGTTAAAAACGACCAAGCTTAAAAATTGGCACATCATAACTTACACTGTTCTATTTTTTCAAATCATTATGAAAGAAATTAAGGAAAAACACGCTTTGCTAATACGATGGACCCATTGGGTGAATTTCCCAGTATTGACCATCATGACCTGGAGCGGTTTATTGATTTATTGGGCAAACGATGCCTATGGGATTTCCGTTTTCGGTATTACGCTGATTAAATTTTTCCCAGAGTGGTTTTACAATTATTTTCATATTCCACAACGCCTGGCAGAAGGAATGGCATTTCACTTTCTTTTTATGTGGTTCTTCCTTATCAACGGACTGATTTATCTCTTATACACCTTTTTTTCTGGTTCATGGCGTGAGCTTTTACCCAATAAAAATTCGTTTAAAGAGGCCTGGTTAGTACTCTTGCACGATCTTCACCTCAGTAAAACCGTTCCACCCCAAAAAAAATACAACGCGGCCCAGCGCATTGCCTATTCGGCTATTATATTAATGGGTATTGGCTCTGCATTAACCGGTTTGGCTATTTACAAGCCTGTACAACTATATTGGCTATGTTGGTTATGCGGGGGTTACCATTTTGCAAGAATTATCCACTTTGCTTTAACCATCGGCTATGTGCTATTCTTTATCATTCATATTGTACAGGTAGTACTTTCCGGATGGAATAACTTCCGTGCCGTGGTTGCCGGTTTTGAAGTGATAGAAAAAAAGCCATTGTCCAAAAAAGAACAACCAATCCACCATAAACCAGAAAGTGATGAAGAAAGCAGATCATAAAAAGAAACTGAAAGCTCCATTAACCATTGAGCAAAAAATTAAACGCCGAAGTTTTATTTCATTCGGGACTTTTTTCGCTCTCGGTGGAGCTGCAACTTTAGGATGGAAATGGCTTTTAGATGCTCCAGAAGAAACACCTGGAGTTACCGCGGGTACAAGGGCACCATTACGAAGAGCGCTCAACAAAACAGAGCTTTTTTTCCGCAATTTGTTTAGCAACAATCATCTGGTTAAAACCTATCCAAAAGAACTGGCGGCCACCACGCCCAGGGTTAACAGCTTAATTGGGATTGAAGATGACAAAGATTTTGATATTAACGCATGGAAACTAATTGTTAAATGTACAAATGAGAAAAACCTAAACATCCGACTGGAAGAAATAAAGGCATTGCCCAAAACTGAAATTGTTTATGATTTTAAATGTGTAGAGGGCTGGGACGAAATCCAATACTGGGCAGGTGTAAAATTGAGTGATTTTTTAACACATTTTAAATTAGATGGTCAATCGCACATGCAGTATATGGGCTTAGAAACTCCAAATGGTGCTTATTATGTAGGACTAGAAAGAGAAAGCATACTTCATCCACAAACCTTACTTGCTTACGAAATGAACGGAAAAAGCCTAAGTATAGAACATGGTGCACCACTAAGGCTCATTGTACCAGTAAAATATGGCATTAAAAACTTAAAAAGAATAGGGCAAATATCATTTAGTAATAACAGGCCAAGGGATTACTGGGCAGAACAAGGCTACGATTATTATTCCGGATTATAAATTCGGGTTTTGAGAATGAGATTTAAATTAATATAAAAAAACAAAATGATTTAAAGTAATTTCTCCAGTCATCCGTCTACAGCATAAAATAAACCTAAATCTTGCTTTTATGATCTCTGTTTTCAAAACAAATGTATTCACAGATAACGAATTGAGTAAAATTAGTCCGTTACTGAACCGTTACTTTAAAGAAATTAAATGGAATATCGATTTGTGGGACAATGATAAAATCCTTCGTGTAGATTCGAACAAAGACTGGACAAAAGAAATTACCGAGGTGTTTAACAGCATCGGTTTAAACTGCATCCATCTCGAAGTTTTCCATTCCGATCCGTTTTAATCACAGTATAATAGCTTCCCTAACAACGGATTGTCATTTTCTACATTCTTTTGCCTGCATTTTCATTATTTTACAACAGATAATTCATAAATTAGCAGTAGCTAATGAAATATTTTAGCAATTCGCTACCATATTTTATCCCCCTAACCCGACATTGGCTTATAAACAACCGTATATTCGGCCCATTAATCAGGTTAAATTAAATAAACAAAAGGCAAATGATAAAAGATTCTTTTGGAAGGGTACATGATTATCTGCGGATATCGCTCACAGATAACTGCAATTTCCGCTGCTTTTATTGTATGCCCGAGGAAGAATACGACTTCACTCCTGCCTCGCGATTGATGCAAACGGACGAAATTATCCAGCTGGCAGAAGTTTTTGTAGCCAATGGGGTAAGAAAAATCAGGTTAACCGGTGGCGAGCCTTTAGTGCGTAAAGATGCTGCGCAAATTATTACCGCACTCGGGAAACTCCCTGTTGAGCTAACCATTACCACTAACGGAACGCGTATCGCCGAAATGCTGCCCGTTTTAATCGCAGCAGGTATTAAATCCATCAATATCAGTCTGGATACCTTGCAACCTGAAAAATTTTTCCTCATTACCCGGAGAGATGTATTTCACCAGGTAAGCAGCAATATCGAACTGCTTTTACAGCACAAAATCAAGGTAAAAATTAACATGGTGGTGATGAAAGGCCTCAATGATAACGAAATCATCGATTTTATCAGCTGGACCAAACACAACCCTATCCAGGTGCGGTTTATTGAGTTTATGCCTTTTAGCGGCAACAAATGGACCAGTAACAAAATGTTTTCTTTAGCCGAGATTTTAGCCATTATTGAAAAAGATTTCACGGCGCTACCACTAAAGGGCGAAGCACACGATACAGCCAAAAACTTTATGATACCCGGTCACGATGGCTCTTTCGCCGTAATTAGCACCATGACCAACCCATTTTGTGATACCTGTAACCGCATGCGACTAACCGCAGATGGCAAATTAAAAAACTGTCTCTTTTCGGATAGCGAAACCGATTTGCTTACAGCACTCAGAAAAAAAGAAGACGTACTCCCACTCATTGAAGCGTCTATTTGGAGCAAGAAAAAAGCCCTTGGCGGTCAATTGGTGCCTGATTTCGAAAAAATAGATGCGGCAACCATTCAAAACAGGAGTATGATTACCATTGGAGGATAAACTATTCATGATTAGCGTTAAAGCAGCAAAAGACCTCATTTCAGAAAATATTACACCCTTAACACCAGTTCTGATTCCGCTGAGCCAGGCTTCGGGCCATATTTTGGCTGCCGATGTTTATGCACATTTAGATATTCCTGCATTCAGACAATCATCAATGGATGGTTATGCGCTCAAATTTTCAGACGCTGAAAAAGAACTGCAACTGATTGGCGAAATGGCGGCTGGTACCCCAACAAATCTGACCATTAAAGAAGGAGAAACCAGCCGAATTTTTACCGGTGCCCCATTACCCGATGGAGCCGATACGGTGGTAATACAGGAAAAAATTACCCGTACAGGAGATAAAATTACTTTACAGGATGCTAATTTAAAGCCGGGCCTAAATGTACGCGCCATAGGTTCTGAAATTGCTTCAGGTGCATTGGCTATGAAAAAAGGCGACTTGTTGAACCCCGCTGCAGTAGGCTTTTTAGCAGGCATTGGTATTACCGAAGCCACAGTATTTCCTTTACCACAAATTGCCATTATTGTAACCGGTAAAGAATTGCAAAAACCCGGAGAAACACTTGCATTTGGCCAGGTTTACGAATCTAATTCCTATTCACTATCTGCCGCACTAAAGACAGAAGGCATAACCCATATTACGGTTTATGAGGCTGATGATGACCTGGATATCCTGCAAAATGTACTTCAAAAAGCATTGAACCACAACGATCTGGTGCTCTTAACTGGGGGCGTGAGTGTAGGCGATTATGATTTTGTAATTGAAGCCGCTACTCGTTGTGGGGTAAAACAGGTTTTCCACAAAGTAAAACAAAAACCAGGTAAACCGTTATACTTCGGCACATATATCTCGAAATTAATATTTGGCTTACCCGGCAATCCATCTTCGGTGTTAAGCTGTTATTACAACTATGTATTGCCTTCCATCAAGGCACTCACGCAAAAAAATAATTCGGTAACAGAAGTGCAGGCCATGCTTACCCATGCTTATACCAAACCTGCCGGACTTACCCATTTCCTTAAAGGCAAATACGAAAACGGAAAGGTTAGCCCCCTTGGCGCACAGGAATCGTACCGTTTGAGCTCCTTTGCCCAATCCAATTGTCTGATATGCCTTAACGAAACACAAGAAAATTTCGAAAAGGGAGAAACTGTAACCGTTCTGATTTTACCCCAATAACTATGCAAGAGAGCTTAATCCTTTTTTACTGTTTACTTTTTATCGTAGCCTTTTTATATGCCTCGGTAGGTCATGGTGGTGCGAGCGGCTATCTGGCATTAATGGCCATTTTTGCCATTTCGCCTGCCGTTATGAAACCAACAGCGCTGTTGCTTAACCTTTTTGTTTCATCTACCTCGTTTATTCAGTTTTACCGTGGTGGGCATTTTAAATGGAAAACCTTTTGGCCATTTGCCCTGGCCTCCATTCCCCTATCTTTTGTGGGCGGTATGATGGCAATTGAAAGTTCCATCTATAAAAAAATATTAGGGATACTCCTACTCATTCCGGTAATCCGTTTTTTCTTTTTTAAAAACACCGATCCCAAAGATTTTAAACCTTCAAACGTTCCTTTATCACTGGCCATTGGTGGCATTATCGGCCTGTTATCGGGTATGATTGGTATTGGTGGCGGCATTATCCTCTCGCCGATATTATTGTTGTTAAAATGGACCGATCAGAAACAAACCGCAGCCATTAGTGCAGCTTTCATTTTTGTAAATTCCGTTTCAGGTTTGGGTGGCCAGTTAATT is drawn from Pedobacter sp. HDW13 and contains these coding sequences:
- a CDS encoding FadR/GntR family transcriptional regulator encodes the protein MDSISDFKQVDTSSLVDRVEDKLVQLLQERKLKVGDSIPTELELCAALGVSRTVVREAMLRLRMMGLIESKKKKGAVITSPDLFGILSKSMNPHILDQGTLKEIFEIRLVLEIGMADFLFQRITDEDLKELRRIVDNEPEAAQDHLFNIEHEIAFHGKLYDITGNETLRKFQSMLLPIFDFVHNSGLLKKQGQLHKFVSHKGLVDILENGSPELFRNAMRNHLENHFNRLFAED
- a CDS encoding carboxymuconolactone decarboxylase family protein produces the protein MEKRINLFEQGMSTLKPLFVMGQQLKKSSIGPTIIELVDFRVSQINACAFCLDMHSKDARANGETEQRLYGLSAWREAPYYTDRERAALAWAEAVTASHVTDEVYQEAAAHFTEIEMIELTLLVTNINTWNRLNIAFPNAVGTYKVGMFG
- a CDS encoding YciI family protein, whose amino-acid sequence is MNEFLLIFRRAFTHEDQPSPEMLQESIKQWQDWFGGIAAQDKLVRPLQRWDLEGRVVHADKNVINGPYAEIKESIGGLVLIRAKDYDEAAEIAKDCPILKLGGNVEIRMAVTPTA
- a CDS encoding RNA polymerase sigma factor; its protein translation is MEESVLIPHLFRTEYRKIVSVLCYRFGIDHIETAEDIVSDTFLTATETWSMKGIPENPTAWLYTVAKNKTKNYLRHHAVFEQKLAKQIQIETETETEIDLDLSDKNINDSQLAMMFTICAPVVSKEAQIALALNLLCGFGVQEIADGFLTGKDTIYKRLKRAKEKLKEAGIKIEQPKVSAINQRLETVLTTLYLLFSEGYYSVSNDVTLRKDVCAEAMRLNYLLISNPLTDLPPANALFALMCFHASRFDARADADGTPILYGDQDEKLWNKELIEQGIYYLNRASKGDTLTKYHLEAAIAYWHTHKADRAEKWENILQLYNQLLILEYSPIIAMNRTFALAKTNGKAVAIAEAEKLNLDDNHLYFSLLGNLYTGIDDQKALKHFKTAIDLAVTAADKKMIDKSIQKLSIN
- a CDS encoding peroxiredoxin family protein: MKRIILSIALITALCLQVKAQKGLTLGSKAPLFSGLDQNGKTVSLKNALKTHRSVVLFFYRGQWCPFCNKHIKELQDSLQLLTSKDAYVIGVTPENKENIAKTIKKTNAGFSILQDKDDTIMTAYGVNFMMDEATFTKYKGYGINLETNNGNSRHTLPVPATYIIDKSGKIKYIHFDPDYKKRASVQLLLSQL
- a CDS encoding zf-HC2 domain-containing protein, with product MTNALKNIIYNCKQATFLIEKRMAGKITASETVQLKVHLAGCSVCRLYQEQSVLINRLFTGFPVNGFKLDETFKNDLVKKLEAEMNKN
- a CDS encoding sigma-70 family RNA polymerase sigma factor; the encoded protein is MLDTHNMQKEIDRNVNQKYTGSDPITWVEQYADYLYGFAMSRLRDEDVAKDLVQDTFLAALQRLGQFEGNSHEKTWLTAILKNKIADFYRKQLSGTLKVTNAENEQNVFFDAETGHWNEHFKPKAFGLETHDPLILKELGKILNACLAKLPSLWFSVFAMKHMDDLESEHICAELKLSSPNFWVIMHRTKLNLRNCLEKNWN
- a CDS encoding cytochrome b/b6 domain-containing protein: MKEIKEKHALLIRWTHWVNFPVLTIMTWSGLLIYWANDAYGISVFGITLIKFFPEWFYNYFHIPQRLAEGMAFHFLFMWFFLINGLIYLLYTFFSGSWRELLPNKNSFKEAWLVLLHDLHLSKTVPPQKKYNAAQRIAYSAIILMGIGSALTGLAIYKPVQLYWLCWLCGGYHFARIIHFALTIGYVLFFIIHIVQVVLSGWNNFRAVVAGFEVIEKKPLSKKEQPIHHKPESDEESRS
- a CDS encoding molybdopterin-dependent oxidoreductase, with the translated sequence MKKADHKKKLKAPLTIEQKIKRRSFISFGTFFALGGAATLGWKWLLDAPEETPGVTAGTRAPLRRALNKTELFFRNLFSNNHLVKTYPKELAATTPRVNSLIGIEDDKDFDINAWKLIVKCTNEKNLNIRLEEIKALPKTEIVYDFKCVEGWDEIQYWAGVKLSDFLTHFKLDGQSHMQYMGLETPNGAYYVGLERESILHPQTLLAYEMNGKSLSIEHGAPLRLIVPVKYGIKNLKRIGQISFSNNRPRDYWAEQGYDYYSGL
- the moaA gene encoding GTP 3',8-cyclase MoaA, producing MIKDSFGRVHDYLRISLTDNCNFRCFYCMPEEEYDFTPASRLMQTDEIIQLAEVFVANGVRKIRLTGGEPLVRKDAAQIITALGKLPVELTITTNGTRIAEMLPVLIAAGIKSINISLDTLQPEKFFLITRRDVFHQVSSNIELLLQHKIKVKINMVVMKGLNDNEIIDFISWTKHNPIQVRFIEFMPFSGNKWTSNKMFSLAEILAIIEKDFTALPLKGEAHDTAKNFMIPGHDGSFAVISTMTNPFCDTCNRMRLTADGKLKNCLFSDSETDLLTALRKKEDVLPLIEASIWSKKKALGGQLVPDFEKIDAATIQNRSMITIGG
- the glp gene encoding gephyrin-like molybdotransferase Glp: MISVKAAKDLISENITPLTPVLIPLSQASGHILAADVYAHLDIPAFRQSSMDGYALKFSDAEKELQLIGEMAAGTPTNLTIKEGETSRIFTGAPLPDGADTVVIQEKITRTGDKITLQDANLKPGLNVRAIGSEIASGALAMKKGDLLNPAAVGFLAGIGITEATVFPLPQIAIIVTGKELQKPGETLAFGQVYESNSYSLSAALKTEGITHITVYEADDDLDILQNVLQKALNHNDLVLLTGGVSVGDYDFVIEAATRCGVKQVFHKVKQKPGKPLYFGTYISKLIFGLPGNPSSVLSCYYNYVLPSIKALTQKNNSVTEVQAMLTHAYTKPAGLTHFLKGKYENGKVSPLGAQESYRLSSFAQSNCLICLNETQENFEKGETVTVLILPQ
- a CDS encoding sulfite exporter TauE/SafE family protein, whose amino-acid sequence is MQESLILFYCLLFIVAFLYASVGHGGASGYLALMAIFAISPAVMKPTALLLNLFVSSTSFIQFYRGGHFKWKTFWPFALASIPLSFVGGMMAIESSIYKKILGILLLIPVIRFFFFKNTDPKDFKPSNVPLSLAIGGIIGLLSGMIGIGGGIILSPILLLLKWTDQKQTAAISAAFIFVNSVSGLGGQLIKGFEFNSHMLAYVGVAFAGGICGAYFGALKFPQTVLKNVLACVLALAAYKLLFTHA